The DNA segment AGCGCCTGCGTGTACTCGCCCACGCCGCCGCCCGCGGGCGGGTATTCGCCGGTGAGGAGATGCCAGACGCGCGGAGGTGTCATCCGCAGAGAATTCTCACGCGGAGCCCGCGGAGTCAACCGAAGACGCGGCGGAAACGTCTCCGCTCGCCCCGCCTGACGCCGCGGCGAGAACGTGCTCCAGCGCATCGACGTGCGCGTCGAGCGACATCCTCCGTGCCGTCGCCAGCGCGCGCGGACGCATCGCGGCCAGCTCGTCCGGGTGCGTCGCGGCCCGGGCGAGCGCGTCTCCCAGCGCCTCCGCGCGCGGTGGGTGGCCGGGGACGAGGCGGCCGTTGTCGCCGTCCTTCAGCCACTCGCCGATACCCCCGACGTCGAAGGCGATGGAGGGGACGCCCTGCGAGCCGGCTTCCAGCCCCACCAGCCCGAACGGCTCCGGCCACACGCTCGGCACCGCCAGCACCGACGCGGCGCGGAAGAGCCGCAGCCGCTCGTCCGCGTCCACCCAGCCGGGGAACGCGGCAGCGACGCCGAGCGCGCGCGCGAGCTGCTCCCACTCGCCGCGCTGCGGGCCGTCGCCGCTCATCGTCAGCGCGATAGGGCGGCCGATCTCCCGCGACGTGCGGGCGACGGCGCGGATCAGCGCGTCGCCACCCTTCAGCCGCGTCATCCGGCCGAGGAAGAGCACGCGGAACTCCGCCGGCGCGCCCGCGTCCTCGCCGATCTCGAGGGTGGAGAAGAGAGGGATGGCGTGCGCCTTCGTCTCCGCCACGCCGTTGCGGACGTACTCGCGGCGCATGTGGCCGCTGGCGGTGACGACGGCCGCATAGCGCGCGAAGAGCGACTTTTGCTCGTTGGCCCATCTCCATTGTTCGGAGATGTAGGGCAGGCTCAGGCGTCCGTTGCGCCGCGGCACGTACAGCGCCAGGCACGCGGGGCCGAACCGCCGCTCGCAGGGGGTGGGATGGGGGAAGAGGTGCGCCTTCTGGCCGCCGATGCAGGTGCCGAAGTAGCCGTGCATGAACTTGACGGCCGGCGCCATCGCCATCAGCGCGCGGTCGACGTCGAGCGGGCGCATGTTGTGGCTGAACGCCACGTCCGGCCGCCACGCGCGCGCGTCCGCCAGCGCGCCGTCCATCCCCCGCTCGGCGATGCAGAAGTGCGGCGCGCCCGACGGCGCCGGCGTTCCCTCGCCGCCGCGCAGGGCGTCGAGATGGAGGAGCGCGACGTCGTGGCCGCGCGCGGCGAGCGCCGGCATCACCGCGGCCAGGTACGTCTGCACGCCGCCCGCGTCGCCGATCCCGTCGTTCGCGAAGAGGATGCGCATCGCGACGTCAGCGCTCCCTCGGCGGCCACCAGCCGGCTCGGCGCCAGTCGTCGCACGGCGCATCGCGCTGCAGCTCGGCCGCGGAAACGCCGAGGCGCGCGGCCAGCGCGGCGTTGTACCGGGTGGCGTACGCGCCGGCCTGGCGCTGGAACCGCGCGTGGTTCGGCGTCATCAGCACATCGCCGGTGCCCTCGATCGGGTGGACGCCGAAGCGCGCGAGCACGCAGTCGTTCTCGACGATGGGAGCCTCCAGCGCGTACCCCATCACCCCCAGGAACGCCGAATCGCCCGCCGCGAGCGCGCGGGCGGCGGCCTCGGCGGGGGGCACGCGCATCGCCTTGCGCGGCCTGATCATCATCGCGTTCGCCTCGCGCTCCATCGCCGCAAACTCGACGGACCAGCCCACCGCGTCGAACGCGACCGGCCAGGCGACCACACCGTAGACCAGCAGCATCGCCGCCGCGACGATGCGCGGCACGAGGCCGAGCGTGCGCCACGGGATCGCCGCCGCCACGAGCGGGACGCTGACGAGAAGGAGGGTGGCGATGATGATCGCCCAGGTGACGGCGTCGCTCCACCACGGGCGCGACGCGCGCAGGAGCCAGTCCTCGAGCCAGCCGTGCGCGGGGCGGATGAGCATCCACGCCCCCAGCAGCGCGAACAGCCACGCACAGTGCAGCCATCCCGGCTCCCGGCGAGCGCCTTCGCGCGGCACGGTCGCGGCCGTCATCACCGCCCGCCCGGCGGCCATGGCTGGACGCGCCGCGTCACCTCGCATGCCCGCGCGTAGAGGTCCGCCACCTCGTGTGACACGCCGAGGCGCCTGGCCAGCTCGGCGTTGTAGCGCCTGGCGTAGTCGCGCGCGCGGAACTGGAAGCGCCGAAAGTTCGGCGTGAACATCACGCCGCCCGTGCCCTGGATGGCGCGCTCGCCGTAGCGCTGGAGCACGCAGCCGCTGTACACGCCCGGCGTGCTGATCGCCACTCCCACCACCGCCAGGAACGACGAGTCGCCCGCCGCCAGCGCGCGCATCACGGCCGTCTCCGGCGGCACCCGCATCGCCCGCACCGCGACGCGCATTCTTTCGTTCGCCATGCGCTCGTCCGCGGCAAAGCGCTTCAGCCACGCAAGGTGCCCGTGCAGGGCCGGCAGCGCCATCGCGGAGTAGACGCCGAGGATCGCCACGGCCGCGATCCGCGCATGCCGCCCCAGCGATCGCCATCCCACGGCGACGGCGGCGAGCGGCGCGAGGTAGGCAGCGGCCTGGCCGAGGGAGTCCGCCCACGTCCACGCGTCGGTCCACGCGCCGGCCCACCCGTCGTTCGCCCAGGCGTGGAGGCCGCTGCTCGCCGCGCGCAGGACCGGGCGGACGAACAGCCACGCGCCCAGCACGGCAAACACCCACGCGCCGCCGGGCGACCGCGCGCGCGGCTCGCGGGCGGCGGGGACGGACGCGCTCACCGCGCCGGCACCTCGTCGAACGGCAGCCACTCGGCGGCGTCGCCGCGCGCGGGGCAGGCGTCGTACGCGTCGAGCGCGCCGGGGGCGAGGTGGAGCGCCTCGGCCAGCGCGGCGTTGTAGCGCTCGGCGTAGGCGGATTCCGCGTCCCTC comes from the Longimicrobium sp. genome and includes:
- a CDS encoding glycosyltransferase family 4 protein, with product MRILFANDGIGDAGGVQTYLAAVMPALAARGHDVALLHLDALRGGEGTPAPSGAPHFCIAERGMDGALADARAWRPDVAFSHNMRPLDVDRALMAMAPAVKFMHGYFGTCIGGQKAHLFPHPTPCERRFGPACLALYVPRRNGRLSLPYISEQWRWANEQKSLFARYAAVVTASGHMRREYVRNGVAETKAHAIPLFSTLEIGEDAGAPAEFRVLFLGRMTRLKGGDALIRAVARTSREIGRPIALTMSGDGPQRGEWEQLARALGVAAAFPGWVDADERLRLFRAASVLAVPSVWPEPFGLVGLEAGSQGVPSIAFDVGGIGEWLKDGDNGRLVPGHPPRAEALGDALARAATHPDELAAMRPRALATARRMSLDAHVDALEHVLAAASGGASGDVSAASSVDSAGSA